One region of Hymenobacter sediminicola genomic DNA includes:
- a CDS encoding TonB family protein — protein MHSYFRPLLLGSLLFISGHTIQAQTQGPIEDKVFSYVEKMPEFPGGQQALFRTLSQTVQYPEEAIAKQLEGRVLVSFVVASTGQVQQVKLARGLDPLLDAEALRAVAALPAFIPGKQAGKAVAVAYTLPIVFKLPLATEAPATPAGSRPVAEAHAPHPVGGQEALEAYLRTASFPGAARQANFSGVVFVAIKVDSLGALTSAKAQPGPMAKEQLKRLKPELLAAAEDLLSNGPAWAPALKKGQPRRGGHLVPLVFDASAGTVSLYPRVRLFPDEPPTTEGGPQALSNFIGRNVKYPSAALRSRTSGTVKIFFEVSEQGRAENPLVLQSVAPALDEEALRVIALLPPIFPALEKGKPVRTFFVVPVTYRMR, from the coding sequence ATGCATTCGTATTTCCGGCCGCTCCTACTGGGTAGCTTGCTGTTTATTTCTGGTCACACCATTCAGGCCCAGACGCAGGGGCCCATCGAAGACAAAGTATTCAGCTATGTTGAAAAGATGCCGGAGTTTCCCGGTGGTCAGCAAGCATTGTTTCGCACGCTGAGCCAGACGGTACAGTATCCAGAGGAAGCCATAGCGAAGCAACTTGAAGGCCGCGTGCTCGTCAGCTTTGTGGTAGCCTCCACCGGACAGGTGCAGCAGGTGAAACTGGCGCGGGGCCTCGATCCGCTGCTTGATGCCGAGGCACTCCGGGCGGTGGCGGCGCTGCCGGCTTTTATCCCGGGCAAGCAGGCAGGCAAAGCTGTTGCTGTTGCCTACACGCTGCCCATCGTATTTAAGCTACCTCTCGCAACAGAGGCGCCGGCCACGCCAGCCGGTTCACGCCCTGTTGCAGAAGCCCACGCCCCGCATCCGGTAGGCGGCCAAGAGGCCTTGGAGGCTTATTTGCGTACCGCTTCCTTTCCCGGCGCAGCCCGGCAGGCCAACTTCTCTGGGGTAGTCTTCGTGGCTATCAAAGTCGATTCGCTGGGCGCACTTACGTCGGCGAAGGCACAGCCCGGCCCGATGGCCAAAGAGCAGCTCAAGCGCCTGAAACCGGAACTACTAGCTGCTGCCGAAGACTTGCTCAGCAACGGGCCCGCCTGGGCTCCGGCTCTCAAGAAAGGCCAGCCGAGGCGTGGCGGCCACTTGGTTCCATTGGTCTTCGATGCATCGGCCGGTACGGTCAGCCTCTATCCGCGTGTGCGCCTGTTTCCCGATGAGCCACCTACGACCGAAGGGGGCCCGCAGGCACTGTCGAATTTTATTGGACGAAACGTGAAGTATCCTTCCGCCGCTTTGCGCAGCCGAACCAGCGGTACCGTTAAAATTTTCTTTGAAGTGAGTGAGCAGGGGCGCGCTGAAAACCCGCTGGTGCTACAGTCCGTTGCGCCGGCGCTGGACGAAGAGGCACTACGGGTTATTGCTCTGCTACCTCCGATATTTCCAGCTCTGGAAAAGGGCAAGCCCGTGCGGACCTTCTTCGTGGTTCCCGTTACATACCGTATGCGGTAG
- a CDS encoding alpha/beta fold hydrolase: MSSQPTILFLHGFAESREVWTEFTRDFPDGYRLLTLNLPGHGTNVHDIRDYTMEAQARYVAEQLRQKNVDQALLVCHSMGGYVALAFAERYPEMVAGLVLFHSTALPDTSEKKANRDKNMDFVRRHGVEKFMESFIRPLFAPANRECMLEQREFLEEIGKTTPEATVLGALEAMKNRPDRTKVLQDARFPVLFIAGKDDVAVPTESLLPQLSLPAQSHALLLSDVGHLGYFEEPELTRRAVVDFAGGIFK, encoded by the coding sequence ATGTCTTCTCAGCCTACCATTCTGTTCCTCCACGGCTTTGCCGAATCCCGCGAAGTCTGGACTGAATTCACCCGCGACTTTCCCGACGGCTACCGCCTGCTGACGCTGAACCTGCCCGGCCATGGTACCAACGTACACGACATTCGGGACTATACCATGGAGGCTCAGGCCCGCTATGTGGCTGAGCAGCTTCGACAGAAGAATGTGGATCAAGCTTTACTGGTGTGCCACAGTATGGGGGGCTACGTGGCACTTGCCTTCGCCGAGCGTTATCCCGAAATGGTGGCTGGCCTTGTGCTGTTCCATAGCACTGCCCTGCCTGATACTAGCGAGAAAAAGGCCAACCGCGACAAGAACATGGATTTTGTGCGCCGCCACGGCGTCGAGAAGTTCATGGAATCGTTTATTCGGCCACTGTTTGCGCCTGCCAACCGGGAGTGTATGCTGGAGCAGCGCGAGTTTCTGGAAGAAATTGGCAAGACCACACCCGAAGCCACCGTGTTGGGTGCGCTGGAGGCTATGAAAAACCGCCCTGACCGTACCAAGGTGCTGCAGGATGCCCGCTTTCCGGTCCTGTTTATTGCGGGCAAAGACGATGTGGCCGTGCCGACCGAGAGCCTACTACCGCAACTTTCCTTGCCGGCCCAAAGCCACGCCTTACTCCTAAGCGACGTTGGGCACTTAGGCTACTTCGAGGAGCCGGAGCTGACGCGCCGCGCCGTGGTAGACTTTGCGGGTGGGATATTTAAGTAA